In Quadrisphaera sp. DSM 44207, one DNA window encodes the following:
- a CDS encoding gamma-glutamylcyclotransferase family protein: MALYAAYASNMHPERMAARAPHSPLRSTGWVGGWRLTFGGEERGWDGALATLVEDPTEQVFVAVYDLTDADEAALDEWEGVDIGLYRKIRVRASTMAGETTAWAYVLDAYEGGLPSAFYLGMLADAAEAAGAPDDYVAALRTRPCRSAG, encoded by the coding sequence ATGGCCCTGTACGCCGCCTACGCGAGCAACATGCACCCCGAGCGGATGGCCGCCCGGGCCCCCCACTCGCCGCTGCGGAGCACCGGGTGGGTGGGCGGCTGGCGGCTGACGTTCGGCGGCGAGGAGCGCGGCTGGGACGGCGCGCTGGCCACCCTGGTGGAGGACCCGACCGAGCAGGTGTTCGTCGCCGTCTACGACCTCACGGACGCCGACGAGGCCGCGCTCGACGAGTGGGAGGGCGTGGACATCGGGCTGTACCGGAAGATCCGGGTGCGCGCGTCCACGATGGCCGGGGAGACCACGGCGTGGGCGTACGTGCTGGACGCCTACGAGGGCGGGCTGCCCAGCGCCTTCTACCTGGGCATGCTGGCCGACGCCGCCGAGGCCGCCGGGGCCCCCGACGACTACGTCGCCGCGCTGCGCACGCGCCCCTGCCGCTCCGCCGGCTGA
- a CDS encoding OFA family MFS transporter, translating into MSFLDRERTVAPPGYSRWLIPPAALAVHLSIGQVYAFSVFNAPLEARFGTSATAIATIFSISIVMLGLSAAFGGTWVERNGPRKAMALSATCWVTGFLVAALGVSTNQLWLVYLGYGVIGGIGLGIGYISPVSTLIKWFPDRPGLATGIAIMGFGGGALLASPLSNQLLARYASQPIGETTPPTDAIVPTFLTLAAIYAVMMALGAWVIRVPAANWRPDGWVPSEHTSALRTNANVSAANAIKTPQFWLLWTVLFCNVTAGIGILAQAAPMIQGFFAEIDAASAAGYVGVLSLCNMAGRIVWSSTSDIIGRKNIYIVYLGVGALLYLAVVLVGQASTVLFVALTGVILSFYGGGFATIPAYLKDLFGGYQVGAIHGRLLTAWSAAGVAGPLIVSAILDARRGAGYEGPSLYTLSLSIMVGVLVVGFLANLLVRPVDPRFHEENRSAAGRADLAAAGGERSTR; encoded by the coding sequence ATGTCGTTCCTCGACCGCGAGCGCACCGTAGCGCCGCCCGGCTACAGCCGGTGGCTCATCCCGCCCGCAGCGCTCGCCGTCCACCTGAGCATCGGCCAGGTGTACGCGTTCAGCGTCTTCAACGCACCCCTGGAGGCCCGCTTCGGCACCAGTGCGACGGCGATCGCGACGATCTTCTCGATCTCGATCGTCATGCTCGGCCTGTCGGCCGCCTTCGGCGGCACGTGGGTGGAGCGCAACGGGCCCCGCAAGGCCATGGCGCTGTCGGCGACCTGCTGGGTCACCGGCTTCCTCGTCGCCGCCCTCGGCGTGTCGACGAACCAGCTGTGGCTGGTCTACCTCGGCTACGGCGTCATCGGCGGCATCGGCCTGGGCATCGGCTACATCTCCCCGGTCTCCACGCTCATCAAGTGGTTCCCGGACCGCCCGGGCCTGGCCACCGGCATCGCGATCATGGGCTTCGGCGGCGGCGCGCTGCTGGCCAGCCCGCTGTCCAACCAGCTCCTCGCCCGCTACGCCTCGCAGCCCATCGGCGAGACGACGCCCCCCACCGACGCGATCGTGCCGACCTTCCTCACCCTCGCCGCGATCTACGCGGTGATGATGGCGCTGGGCGCCTGGGTGATCCGGGTGCCCGCCGCGAACTGGCGGCCCGACGGCTGGGTGCCCAGCGAGCACACCTCGGCGCTGCGCACCAACGCGAACGTCTCGGCCGCGAACGCCATCAAGACGCCGCAGTTCTGGCTGCTGTGGACGGTGCTGTTCTGCAACGTCACCGCCGGCATCGGCATCCTCGCCCAGGCCGCCCCCATGATCCAGGGCTTCTTCGCCGAGATCGACGCCGCCTCCGCCGCCGGGTACGTGGGCGTGCTGTCGCTGTGCAACATGGCCGGCCGCATCGTGTGGTCCTCGACCTCCGACATCATCGGCCGCAAGAACATCTACATCGTCTACCTCGGCGTCGGCGCCCTGCTCTACCTCGCCGTCGTCCTCGTCGGGCAGGCGTCCACGGTGCTCTTCGTCGCCCTGACCGGCGTCATCCTCAGCTTCTACGGCGGCGGGTTCGCCACGATCCCGGCGTACCTGAAGGACCTCTTCGGCGGCTACCAGGTCGGCGCCATCCACGGCCGCCTGCTCACCGCGTGGTCCGCGGCCGGCGTCGCCGGTCCGCTCATCGTCAGCGCCATCCTCGACGCCCGCCGGGGCGCCGGGTACGAGGGCCCGTCCCTCTACACCCTGTCGCTGTCGATCATGGTGGGCGTCCTCGTGGTCGGCTTCCTCGCCAACCTGCTGGTGCGCCCCGTCGACCCCCGCTTCCACGAGGAGAACCGCTCCGCGGCGGGCCGGGCCGACCTGGCCGCCGCCGGCGGCGAGAGGAGCACCCGATGA
- a CDS encoding endonuclease domain-containing protein produces the protein MTRTWPDALPDVFRGATAVSEGWLTASQLRSPRLVRVLHGVYRPAHVPLTHGLQCRAAALVVPPAARLTGRSLATVLGCDLRRPGDPVEVVVPVEEAGSAIRGITLRAASQGPLGSGTWRSVPVASRERMGFDLAARHDLETAVSHLDAAAGKGLLDVEAFRSWLEHRHEDDVRHVRTAAALVDARAGSPPESVCRVRLLQAGIAVVPQHRVRDARGVIARVDLAIPELRIAIEYDGAWHADRLQLERDRARLNRLQAAGWTVVHVTAAVLREPGALVDAVRRAVARAAA, from the coding sequence GTGACGCGCACGTGGCCCGATGCCCTTCCCGACGTCTTCCGCGGTGCGACGGCCGTCTCCGAGGGCTGGCTCACCGCCTCACAGCTCCGCAGCCCGCGGCTGGTCCGCGTGCTGCACGGCGTCTACCGCCCCGCGCACGTGCCGCTGACCCACGGCCTGCAGTGCAGGGCCGCGGCCCTGGTCGTCCCGCCCGCGGCGCGGCTGACCGGCAGGTCGCTGGCCACGGTCCTGGGCTGCGACCTGCGCCGGCCCGGTGACCCCGTGGAGGTGGTGGTGCCGGTGGAGGAAGCCGGGAGCGCGATCAGGGGCATCACCCTGCGGGCGGCCTCGCAGGGTCCGCTCGGCTCGGGCACCTGGCGCTCGGTGCCCGTCGCGTCGCGCGAGCGGATGGGGTTCGACCTGGCAGCCCGGCACGACCTCGAGACGGCGGTCAGCCACCTCGACGCCGCCGCGGGGAAGGGGCTGCTCGACGTCGAGGCCTTCCGGTCCTGGCTGGAGCACCGCCACGAGGACGACGTCCGGCACGTGCGCACCGCAGCAGCCCTCGTCGACGCCCGCGCCGGGTCGCCGCCCGAGTCCGTGTGCCGGGTGCGGCTGCTCCAGGCCGGCATCGCCGTCGTGCCCCAGCACCGGGTGCGTGACGCCCGAGGCGTGATCGCCCGGGTCGACCTGGCGATCCCCGAGCTGCGCATCGCCATCGAGTACGACGGCGCCTGGCACGCGGACAGGCTGCAGCTCGAGCGCGACAGGGCGCGCCTGAACCGGCTGCAGGCCGCCGGGTGGACCGTCGTGCACGTGACGGCGGCCGTGTTGCGCGAGCCAGGCGCCCTGGTCGACGCCGTGCGCCGAGCCGTGGCCCGCGCGGCCGCTTGA
- a CDS encoding purine-nucleoside phosphorylase, with protein MTPPTTGPSPDVAAPADVAGPGDLADPATDPSAVAARAAAVLAERTGAARHDVALVLGSGWQATADLVGTTVAQVPVTDLPGFPPPAALGHVGVVRSVEVPGAGGGAHRALVFASRTHLYEGRGVRPVVHAVRTAAAAGCSTIVLTNGCGGLDPSWGPGTPVLVSDHINLTATSPLEGATFVDLTDLYSARLRALAREVDPSLPEGVYVQFRGPHYETPAEVAMAGRMGGHLVGMSTTLEAIAARQAGMEVLGISLVTNLAAGVGDRPLDAQEVVDAGRAAGPRIGALLADVVRRVLAAGPA; from the coding sequence ATGACTCCCCCGACGACCGGCCCGAGCCCCGACGTCGCCGCCCCCGCCGACGTCGCCGGCCCCGGCGACCTCGCCGACCCCGCGACGGACCCGTCCGCCGTCGCCGCCCGGGCCGCTGCCGTGCTCGCCGAGCGCACCGGGGCCGCCCGCCACGACGTCGCGCTCGTCCTCGGGTCGGGCTGGCAGGCGACGGCCGACCTGGTCGGGACGACGGTCGCGCAGGTGCCCGTCACCGACCTGCCCGGCTTCCCGCCGCCGGCGGCGCTGGGGCACGTCGGGGTGGTGCGCTCGGTGGAGGTCCCCGGCGCCGGCGGCGGCGCGCACCGCGCGCTCGTCTTCGCCTCCCGCACCCACCTGTACGAGGGCCGCGGCGTGCGCCCGGTCGTCCACGCCGTGCGCACCGCGGCGGCGGCCGGGTGCTCCACGATCGTGCTCACCAACGGCTGCGGCGGGCTCGACCCGAGCTGGGGCCCCGGCACCCCCGTGCTCGTCAGCGACCACATCAACCTCACCGCGACCTCGCCGCTGGAGGGCGCGACGTTCGTCGACCTGACCGACCTGTACTCCGCCCGGCTGCGCGCGCTCGCGCGGGAGGTCGACCCCTCCCTGCCGGAGGGCGTGTACGTGCAGTTCCGCGGGCCGCACTACGAGACGCCGGCCGAGGTGGCCATGGCGGGGCGCATGGGCGGGCACCTCGTCGGCATGTCGACGACCCTGGAGGCGATCGCCGCCCGCCAGGCCGGCATGGAGGTCCTCGGCATCTCCCTGGTGACCAACCTCGCCGCCGGCGTCGGCGACCGGCCGCTGGACGCGCAGGAGGTCGTCGACGCCGGGCGGGCCGCCGGCCCCCGCATCGGCGCCCTGCTCGCGGACGTCGTCCGGCGCGTGCTCGCGGCCGGCCCGGCGTGA
- a CDS encoding GNAT family N-acetyltransferase, translating into MTPPDGAFWLARLDGRDVGCAGVRTLSHLAPATVELKRLYVDPAARGHRLGRRLVETAQAWALERGAARMVLDTRSELTTACALYRELGYAEVAPYNDDPKPDLWFAKTLEPRP; encoded by the coding sequence CTGACCCCGCCGGACGGCGCCTTCTGGCTCGCCCGCCTCGACGGGCGGGACGTCGGCTGCGCCGGCGTGCGCACCCTGTCCCACCTCGCGCCCGCCACGGTCGAGCTCAAGCGCCTCTACGTCGACCCCGCCGCGCGCGGGCACCGCCTCGGACGCCGCCTGGTCGAGACCGCGCAGGCGTGGGCGCTCGAGCGCGGCGCCGCGCGGATGGTGCTCGACACGCGCTCGGAGCTGACCACCGCCTGCGCCCTGTACCGGGAGCTGGGGTACGCCGAGGTGGCGCCGTACAACGACGACCCGAAGCCGGACCTGTGGTTCGCCAAGACCCTGGAGCCCCGCCCGTGA
- a CDS encoding biotin carboxylase N-terminal domain-containing protein, which produces MARVLVANRGEIAVRVARACRDAGIASVAVYAEPDRDALHVTLADEAHALPGASPADTYLRADLLLDVAARTGADAVHPGYGFLSENAAFARAVLDAGLVWIGPPPEAIEALGDKVRARSIAEEVGAPLVPGTPDPVSGAEEVLAFVDAHGLPVAIKAAYGGGGRGLKVARTREEVGELYESAVREAVAAFGRGECFVERYLDRPRHVETQCLADAHGSVVVVSTRDCSLQRRHQKLVEEAPAPFLSAAQEAQLREASKAVLRAAGYVGAGTCEFLVGQDGTLSFLEVNTRLQVEHPVTEEVTGIDLVREQLRLAAGEPLGYDDPPVRGHSIEFRINGEDAGRGFLPAPGPVSVFSPPAGPGVRVDAGVRSGDVVGGGFDSLLAKLVVTGATREQALQRARRALAEFDVQGLPTVLPFHRLVVDDPAFAPTGGGPFSVHTRWIETQWTGTVPPWDGRGEPSSGADARERVVVEVAGKRLEVVLPAFLAGHGLGAPGGDAPARKQPRRSRGTASAVSGDALTAPMQGTIVKVGVEDGQPVVAGQLVVVLEAMKMEQPLVAHKAGVVRGLSAEVGRTIASGAVICELVDP; this is translated from the coding sequence ATCGCCAGGGTCCTCGTCGCCAACCGCGGCGAGATCGCCGTGCGCGTGGCGCGGGCCTGCCGGGACGCCGGGATCGCCTCCGTGGCCGTGTACGCCGAGCCCGACCGCGACGCCCTGCACGTCACCCTCGCGGACGAGGCGCACGCCCTGCCCGGCGCCTCCCCCGCCGACACGTACCTGCGCGCCGACCTGCTGCTGGACGTCGCGGCGCGCACCGGCGCGGACGCCGTCCACCCCGGCTACGGGTTCCTCTCGGAGAACGCCGCCTTCGCGCGGGCCGTGCTGGACGCCGGCCTGGTGTGGATCGGCCCGCCGCCGGAGGCGATCGAGGCGCTGGGCGACAAGGTGCGCGCCCGCTCCATCGCCGAGGAGGTCGGCGCTCCCCTCGTGCCCGGCACGCCCGACCCGGTCTCGGGCGCCGAGGAGGTGCTCGCGTTCGTCGACGCGCACGGGCTGCCCGTCGCCATCAAGGCCGCGTACGGCGGCGGCGGGCGCGGGCTGAAGGTCGCGCGCACCCGCGAGGAGGTCGGCGAGCTGTACGAGTCGGCCGTGCGCGAGGCCGTGGCGGCGTTCGGGCGCGGCGAGTGCTTCGTCGAGCGCTACCTCGACCGCCCCCGGCACGTGGAGACCCAGTGCCTCGCCGACGCGCACGGCAGCGTCGTCGTCGTCTCGACGCGCGACTGCTCGCTGCAGCGCCGCCACCAGAAGCTCGTGGAGGAGGCGCCCGCGCCGTTCCTGTCCGCCGCGCAGGAGGCGCAGCTGCGCGAGGCGTCGAAGGCGGTCCTGCGCGCCGCCGGCTACGTCGGGGCGGGCACCTGCGAGTTCCTCGTCGGCCAGGACGGCACGCTGTCCTTCCTCGAGGTCAACACGCGCCTGCAGGTCGAGCACCCGGTCACCGAGGAGGTCACCGGCATCGACCTCGTGCGCGAGCAGCTGCGCCTGGCCGCCGGGGAGCCGCTCGGCTACGACGACCCGCCGGTGCGCGGGCACAGCATCGAGTTCCGCATCAACGGCGAGGACGCCGGGCGCGGGTTCCTGCCGGCACCCGGGCCGGTGTCGGTGTTCTCTCCCCCCGCCGGCCCCGGAGTGCGCGTGGACGCCGGGGTGCGCTCCGGGGACGTCGTCGGGGGCGGCTTCGACTCCCTGCTCGCCAAGCTCGTCGTCACCGGCGCCACCCGCGAGCAGGCCCTGCAGCGGGCGCGGCGGGCGCTGGCGGAGTTCGACGTCCAGGGGCTGCCGACCGTGCTCCCCTTCCACCGCCTGGTCGTCGACGACCCCGCCTTCGCCCCGACCGGCGGCGGGCCGTTCTCGGTGCACACCCGGTGGATCGAGACGCAGTGGACGGGCACCGTGCCGCCGTGGGACGGGCGGGGCGAGCCGTCGTCCGGGGCCGACGCGCGCGAGCGGGTCGTCGTGGAGGTCGCGGGCAAGCGGCTGGAGGTCGTGCTGCCCGCGTTCCTGGCCGGGCACGGGCTGGGCGCGCCCGGCGGCGACGCGCCGGCGCGCAAGCAGCCGCGCCGCTCGCGGGGGACGGCGAGCGCCGTCAGCGGCGACGCCCTCACCGCGCCCATGCAGGGCACGATCGTCAAGGTCGGCGTCGAGGACGGGCAGCCGGTGGTCGCGGGGCAGCTGGTGGTCGTGCTCGAGGCGATGAAGATGGAGCAGCCGCTGGTCGCGCACAAGGCCGGTGTGGTGCGCGGCCTCAGCGCCGAGGTCGGCCGCACGATCGCCTCCGGCGCCGTCATCTGCGAGCTCGTCGACCCGTAG
- a CDS encoding DUF1232 domain-containing protein: MPSGWSWLWPSLAGAAAGLLVVWLVLVLALWRWAARADQGGLREALRLLPDVLRLVRRLAADASLPRGVRVRLVLLLGYLALPLDVVPDVVPVVGWADDAVVVVLVLRSVVRRAGPSALERHWPGTPQGLAVLRRLTGT, from the coding sequence GTGCCGTCCGGATGGTCGTGGCTGTGGCCGTCGCTGGCCGGGGCCGCCGCGGGCCTGCTCGTCGTGTGGCTGGTGCTGGTCCTGGCCCTGTGGCGCTGGGCCGCCCGCGCCGACCAGGGCGGCCTGCGCGAGGCGCTGCGCCTGCTGCCCGACGTGCTGCGCCTGGTGCGGCGCCTGGCCGCCGACGCGTCCCTGCCGCGCGGCGTGCGCGTGCGCCTGGTCCTCCTCCTCGGCTACCTCGCGCTGCCCCTGGACGTCGTCCCCGACGTCGTGCCGGTCGTGGGCTGGGCCGACGACGCCGTCGTCGTCGTGCTCGTGCTGCGCTCCGTGGTGCGCCGCGCCGGCCCCTCGGCGCTGGAGCGGCACTGGCCCGGCACCCCGCAGGGCCTGGCGGTGCTGCGCCGCCTCACCGGCACCTGA
- a CDS encoding nucleoside triphosphate pyrophosphatase — protein MTASPALLLASASPARRATLTAAGVPPLVLVSGVDEDAVVARYGVTEAEDVALVLARAKAEDVAARWEEAERAPDDGVLVLGCDSVLALDGQVHGKPAGAAEATARWRAMRGRCGVLHTGHWLVDAREAGSGATLGAVASTTVHFADVTDAEVDAYVATGEPLAVAGAFTLDGLGGAFVRGVEGDPHAVVGLSLPLLRDLLAEVGVAWTSLWSLPR, from the coding sequence GTGACCGCCTCGCCCGCCCTGCTGCTCGCCTCCGCCTCCCCCGCGCGCCGCGCCACCCTCACCGCGGCCGGCGTCCCGCCGCTCGTGCTCGTCTCGGGCGTCGACGAGGACGCCGTCGTCGCCCGCTACGGCGTCACCGAGGCCGAGGACGTCGCCCTCGTGCTCGCCCGCGCCAAGGCCGAGGACGTCGCCGCGCGCTGGGAGGAGGCCGAGCGGGCCCCCGACGACGGCGTGCTCGTGCTCGGCTGCGACTCCGTGCTGGCCCTGGACGGGCAGGTGCACGGCAAGCCCGCCGGCGCCGCGGAGGCCACCGCGCGCTGGCGGGCCATGCGCGGGCGCTGCGGGGTGCTGCACACCGGCCACTGGCTCGTCGACGCCCGCGAGGCCGGCTCGGGCGCGACGCTCGGCGCCGTCGCGTCGACGACCGTGCACTTCGCCGACGTCACCGACGCCGAGGTCGACGCCTACGTCGCCACCGGGGAGCCGCTGGCGGTGGCGGGCGCGTTCACGCTCGACGGCCTGGGCGGGGCGTTCGTGCGCGGCGTCGAGGGCGACCCGCACGCGGTGGTGGGCCTGAGCCTGCCGCTGCTGCGCGACCTGCTCGCCGAGGTCGGCGTCGCCTGGACGTCGCTGTGGTCCCTCCCCCGGTGA
- a CDS encoding DUF418 domain-containing protein → MDAVPAASASPPVPSAPGAPAASAAGRAVTAGPLPARERSLVPDLARGLALLGIALANSPSHISGREVGPGGKPVDGSTADRVVDVLVGVFVDNRAFPMFTLLLAYGLVVIARRQEAAGAPWPTARAVLLRRCAWLAAFGAAHLLLLFEGDILLPYGVLGLVLVLLVLRARDRVLVVAGSASLLVYAAFATLDGVAGALPDAEDQGPGAALLSETTVLGAFLQRVVGLASYLVLSPVVVLSFLAPAAIGILLARRRVLERPGEHLPLLRRIVLLGFPVSVLGSLPLVLASAGAWDAGVPGAVLAAGLHGLTGLAGAVAFVALVGWVVAARSARGLDAPPRAAVRAVAAVGERSLTCYLLQSVVMVPLLAPWALGLGAGAGTARVAAVAVATYLLTLAVAVLLARAGRPGPAEQLLRRLTYGPAASRADPPADQQPGQPAERQGRVRSAAT, encoded by the coding sequence GTGGACGCCGTCCCCGCCGCCTCCGCCTCACCCCCCGTCCCCTCCGCTCCTGGCGCTCCCGCCGCCTCGGCCGCGGGACGGGCCGTCACGGCGGGCCCGCTGCCCGCGCGGGAGCGCTCCCTCGTGCCGGACCTGGCGCGCGGCCTCGCGCTGCTGGGCATCGCGCTGGCGAACAGCCCCTCCCACATCAGCGGGCGGGAGGTCGGGCCCGGCGGGAAGCCCGTGGACGGCTCGACCGCCGACCGCGTCGTCGACGTCCTCGTCGGGGTCTTCGTCGACAACCGCGCGTTCCCGATGTTCACGCTGCTCCTCGCGTACGGCCTGGTCGTCATCGCCCGGCGCCAGGAGGCCGCGGGCGCGCCGTGGCCCACCGCGCGGGCGGTGCTGCTGCGCCGCTGCGCGTGGCTGGCGGCGTTCGGCGCCGCGCACCTGCTGCTGCTGTTCGAGGGGGACATCCTCCTCCCCTACGGGGTGCTGGGGCTGGTCCTCGTGCTCCTGGTCCTGCGCGCCCGCGACCGGGTGCTCGTGGTCGCCGGGTCCGCCTCGCTGCTGGTCTACGCCGCCTTCGCCACCCTCGACGGCGTCGCCGGGGCCCTGCCGGACGCGGAGGACCAGGGCCCCGGCGCGGCGCTGCTGTCGGAGACCACGGTCCTCGGGGCCTTCCTGCAGCGGGTGGTCGGCCTGGCGTCCTACCTCGTGCTGTCCCCGGTGGTGGTGCTCTCGTTCCTCGCGCCGGCGGCGATCGGCATCCTCCTGGCCCGCCGCCGGGTCCTGGAGCGCCCCGGCGAGCACCTGCCGCTGCTGCGCCGGATCGTGCTCCTCGGCTTCCCCGTCAGCGTGCTCGGCAGCCTGCCCCTGGTGCTGGCCTCGGCGGGGGCCTGGGACGCCGGCGTGCCGGGGGCGGTGCTCGCCGCCGGGCTGCACGGGCTCACGGGCCTGGCCGGCGCGGTGGCGTTCGTGGCGCTCGTCGGCTGGGTGGTCGCCGCGCGCTCGGCGCGGGGCCTGGACGCCCCGCCGCGCGCAGCGGTGCGCGCGGTGGCCGCGGTGGGGGAGCGGTCCCTGACCTGCTACCTGCTGCAGTCGGTGGTCATGGTGCCGCTGCTGGCCCCCTGGGCCCTGGGGCTCGGCGCCGGGGCGGGCACCGCGCGGGTGGCCGCCGTGGCCGTCGCCACCTACCTGCTGACGCTCGCCGTCGCCGTGCTGCTGGCGCGGGCCGGGCGCCCCGGCCCGGCGGAGCAGCTGCTGCGCAGGCTCACGTACGGGCCGGCCGCCTCCCGGGCGGACCCGCCGGCTGACCAGCAGCCGGGTCAGCCGGCGGAGCGGCAGGGGCGCGTGCGCAGCGCGGCGACGTAG
- a CDS encoding NAD(P)H-quinone dehydrogenase, translating into MLLSAAARRRTPCPGGALLVVGDSPRVVVVGGGPGGYEAALVASQLGASVTVVERDGVGGSAVLTDVVPSKTLIATAEVMTLVDGSVELGVRFPGGAGAPTDPGLDRPGGAVTVDLGRVNERVRQLAAAQSGDVRERLRGEGVRVLSGTGRLAAPDRVVVDPADASADGPADGPADGSAGEELAADVVLVATGSYPRTLPDAEPDGERILTWKQLYRLQELPERLVVVGSGVTGAEFASAYDALGSDVVLVSSRDRVLPGEDVDAAEVIEDVFRRRGMTVLSRSRAQEVKRVGDGVVVALADGRTVEGSHCLLAVGSIPSTAGIGLEEAGVQLSESGHVEVDRVSRTSVRGVYAAGDCTGVLPLASVAAMQGRTAMRHALGDAVQPLKLRTVAANVFTAPEIATVGWSQAQIESGEAQGEVVKLPLVGNARAKMQGIHDGFVKLFCRTGSGTVIGGVVVAPRASELIFPVALAVEHRLTVDQVAQAYSVYPSLSGSLTEAARRLHKAPSVAG; encoded by the coding sequence ATGCTCCTGTCCGCCGCCGCCCGGCGCCGGACGCCCTGCCCAGGAGGTGCTCTGCTCGTGGTCGGCGACTCCCCGCGCGTCGTGGTCGTCGGTGGTGGCCCCGGCGGCTACGAGGCGGCCCTCGTGGCGTCCCAGCTGGGCGCCTCCGTCACGGTCGTCGAGCGCGACGGCGTGGGCGGCTCGGCCGTGCTCACCGACGTCGTGCCCTCCAAGACCCTCATCGCCACGGCCGAGGTGATGACCCTCGTCGACGGCTCGGTCGAGCTCGGCGTGCGCTTCCCCGGCGGCGCCGGCGCGCCGACCGACCCGGGGCTGGACCGCCCGGGCGGGGCCGTCACGGTCGACCTCGGCCGGGTCAACGAGCGCGTGCGCCAGCTCGCCGCCGCCCAGTCGGGCGACGTGCGCGAGCGGCTGCGCGGCGAGGGCGTGCGCGTGCTCTCCGGCACCGGGCGCCTGGCCGCCCCGGACCGCGTGGTCGTCGACCCCGCCGACGCCTCGGCCGACGGCCCGGCCGACGGCCCGGCCGACGGTTCGGCGGGCGAGGAGCTGGCGGCCGACGTCGTCCTCGTCGCGACCGGCTCGTACCCGCGCACGCTGCCCGACGCCGAGCCGGACGGCGAGCGGATCCTCACGTGGAAGCAGCTGTACCGCCTCCAGGAGCTGCCCGAGCGGCTGGTCGTGGTCGGCTCCGGCGTCACCGGCGCGGAGTTCGCCAGCGCCTACGACGCGCTCGGCTCGGACGTCGTCCTGGTCTCCAGCCGCGACCGCGTGCTGCCCGGGGAGGACGTCGACGCCGCGGAGGTCATCGAGGACGTCTTCCGGCGCCGCGGCATGACGGTGCTGTCGCGCTCGCGCGCCCAGGAGGTCAAGCGCGTGGGGGACGGCGTCGTCGTCGCCCTCGCCGACGGCCGCACGGTGGAGGGCTCCCACTGCCTGCTCGCGGTCGGGTCGATCCCCAGCACCGCCGGGATCGGGCTGGAGGAGGCCGGCGTCCAGCTGTCGGAGTCCGGGCACGTGGAGGTCGACCGGGTCTCGCGCACGTCCGTGCGCGGCGTCTACGCCGCCGGCGACTGCACGGGCGTGCTGCCGCTGGCGTCGGTGGCGGCCATGCAGGGCCGCACGGCGATGCGGCACGCCCTCGGCGACGCCGTGCAGCCGCTGAAGCTGCGCACCGTGGCGGCCAACGTCTTCACGGCGCCGGAGATCGCCACCGTCGGCTGGAGCCAGGCGCAGATCGAGTCCGGCGAGGCGCAGGGGGAGGTCGTCAAGCTGCCGCTGGTGGGCAACGCGCGCGCGAAGATGCAGGGCATCCACGACGGGTTCGTCAAGCTGTTCTGCCGCACCGGCTCGGGCACCGTGATCGGCGGCGTGGTCGTCGCGCCGCGCGCCAGCGAGCTGATCTTCCCGGTCGCGCTCGCGGTGGAGCACCGCCTCACGGTCGACCAGGTGGCCCAGGCCTACAGCGTCTACCCGTCCCTGTCGGGCTCCCTGACGGAGGCGGCCCGCCGCCTGCACAAGGCCCCGTCGGTCGCCGGCTGA